In the Candidatus Neomarinimicrobiota bacterium genome, GAGGTATTGTATGAATCGGAGGTGGAGACTATGACGCTCCGCCATCAAATGAAGGACAGGAAGGTATTTGCCTTAGGAGCGTTGACGGCAGCGGAGTGGTTAAGGGGAAGAACGGGTATATTGGGCTTTGAGGATTATCTGAGGGAAGAGTTTAATTTCAATCGAGACTGATGGCAGAGAATAAGAGATTATACGGGTCTATCGTCGCTCTGGTCACTCCATTTGATCAAAGCGGAGAATTAGATCTATCCGCCCTGGATAAGCTGATCGAGTTCCACATGAACAACGGAACTTCGGCGATACTGTTAGCAGGTACGACCGGAGAAGGACCGAATATCACCGATGACGAATTGAAGACAATTCTTTTAAGAGCGCGTTCGAGGGTTGGGGAAGAGTTTACGCTGATAGCGGGCAGTGGTACTAACTCGACATCCACGACTTTGAAGAGGACGATTATCGCTCAGGAGAGCGGCGCAGATTTTGCCCTGATAGTCGGTCCATATTACAATAAACCGACTCAGGAGGGATTTTATCAGCACTTTAAGGCAATCAGCGAGGGTGTGGACATACCTATTATCATTTATAATGTGCCGGGCAGGACCGGGTCTAACATTATGCCTGAAACGGTTGCGCGGCTCGCTGAAGAGACGGGTATAGTCGGGATCAAGGAAGCGTCCGGCGATCTTGAACAGATAAAGGAAATTTTGAGTATTATGCCTTCGGGAAAGGTAGTATTATCCGGCGACGATGCGCTCACTCTCCCCATTATCGCTATGGGTGGAACGGGTGTTATCTCGGTGGTGGCAAACGAAGCTCCGCGCGAGACTGCTGATATGGTTCAGTTCGCGGCCAATGGCGAGATAGAAGAGGCTGGACGATTACATGATAAACTCAGCCCGTTGATGGAAGTCAATTTCATTGAATCCAATCCGATACCCGTAAAATATGCCCTTGCTAAAATGGGTTTGATATCTGAGGTTTACAGGCTTCCGATGGTGCAATTGGAAGAAAAAAACAAGAAGAAGATTGATGAAATTCTGCTTTCCACCGGGATCGTAAACGAGAATGACTGAAATTCGGGAAAAGATCGAGAATCTCGCCGGGTTGGAACCGGAGGAATTTCCTCCGGATGCATTGGATATATTCATCGAGTTCCGGGATTTACTTGGAAAGGGAGCTATCCGTTCTGCGGAAAAGATAGACGGTAGCTGGAAGGTAAATATCTGGGTGAAGCAGGGGATTTTACTCGGATTTCGGCTCGGCAAGCTTGTCGATTATTCCGAAAGCAAGAGTTTCAGGTATTTTGATAAAGAGACTTACCCGCTAAAAAATATATCTATCGAGGATGATATTCGAATTGTTCCGGGAGGCACTTCTATCAGGGCGGGCGCATATATTGCCGCTTCTGTCGTGATTATGCCTCCTGCTTATGTTAACGTGGGCGCATATGTTGACAGCGAAACAATGATCGATTCTCACGCTCTTGTCGGGTCGTGCGCACAGGTAGGGAAAAACGTGCATATAAGCGCCGGAACTCAGATCGGGGGCGTGTTGGAGCCTGTCAGGTCTCTCCCGGTTATAATAGAAGATAACGTAATTCTCGGCGGCAACACAGGGGTGTATGAGGGAACGATAGTTCTCTCCGGCGCGGTTCTCGCCGCAGGTACGATCCTTACATCATCGACGAAAATATACGACCTGATAAATGAAACTCTGATTGAACCGAATGAGGATGGAGTTATTGAACTTCCCGAGAACGCTGTCGTCGTTCCGGGCGCGCGTAAAAAAGAAGGAGCATTCGCCCAAAAACACGATCTCTCGATATACTCTCCGGTGATAATCAAGTATCGAGATCAAAAAACAGAAAGCGGTATAAGCTTAGAAGAAATTCTGAGATGACCCATATCAGATCCTGTCAGCCAGGAAAATTCCCGGTTGAAAAAAACAGTGTTATCCCTGAAATGAAGAATGTTCATAAGTTATTGATATTACTGCTATTATTCCTATTATCCTGCACCGCTTCAAAGGTTGTGGACGATAACTCCGGAATCGGCGCAAAGGCTTACCCCTACACTGTTAAAACAGGGCTCGATCTGATTGAATCAGAAGATTTCAAATCTTTAGCGGGTAAACGCGTCGGAGTGATTACCAATCATACAGGGATCACAAAAGAGGGGAGACATATAATAAACCTGCTTGGTGAGGCTGAGAACGTCGATCTGGTTGGCATATTCGGTCCTGAGCACGGAGTACACGGTGTGGCACCGAGTGGAAAATCGGTCGATTCGCGAACCGACCCCGCTACGGGAGTTCCGGTTTACAGCCTCTATGAAGATTCCAATCGTCCGACCGGGAAAATGATCGCAAAGATAGACGTTCTTCTGTTCGATATGCAGGACGTGGGCGCACGGTTTTATACGTATATATATACTATGGCTCTGGCTATGGAAGCAGCGGCGTTGAACGGTAAGGATTTTATCGTCCTTGACCGTCCGAATCCTATTACGGGTTCAAAGATAGAAGGACCTTTGCTTCAACCGGGATTCGAGAGTTTTATCGGGATGTACCCTATACCGATACGTCACGGAATGACTGTCGGAGAGCTCGCTCTCTTATTCAAAGGGGAGGGGTGGATAGAGGGGGCGGACTCGCTCGATCTTGAAGTGATAAAAATGGAGGGTTGGAAGAGAAAGCTCTGGTTCGACCAGACTGACGTACCGTGGGTCGGACCCTCACCGTCTATGCCGGCTCTCGCTACCGCAACTGTTTATCCGGGTACGTGTCTCATAGAGGGGACGAACGTCTCCGAAGGAAGGGGCAGTGCCACTCCCTTTGAACTGATCGGTGCTCCGTGGGTCGATGGAACGGTTCTCGCTGACCGGTTAAATAAATTGGGGTTGGATGGTGTGGTGTTCGAGGCAGTCGAATTTACGCCGGTCGCAATCCTACCCTCCGTACCTTATCCGAAACACAAGGATAAACTTTGCGGAGGCGTTAAGGTAAGAGTCGTTAATAGGGAGCGTTTTGAACCGGTAAAAACCGGCGTCAGCATTATCTGGTTTCTTAAGAATCTTTATCCGGAGGAATTTGAGTGGACCGGGACGATTAACAGGCTGTACGGATCGGACAAACTCAAAACCGGAATTGAAAACGGGCTCGCACTCGATGAACTGTTAAGAGAAGAGAGTGCTGAAATGGACGCATTTTCAAAAATCAGGTCAAAATACCTGTTGTATGAGTAACAAGGGCGGTATGAAACGAAAAAGAATATTTAACGGCAGGTCTTTTCAGCACCTGGTTTTCACAATAGTTTTTCTCCTCGTGGGTGAGGTTTATGCCCAAAAAGTTCTCATTAAGGGCGCTGGTATAGGTCTGATTGACGCTGAAATTTCTCCGGACGGACGGTACGTCGCCCTGACGTCCGTGGGGTTTGACGGCGTATGGACGGTGAGAGCGGACGGTTATAGTCTGAGGCAATTCTCGAACGTCAAAGGTGCGGGACAGATAAAACGGTGGTCTCCCGATTCGAAGTGGCTCTTGTTCAAGGAAAACGCCGGAGAGGGCGGTTTGATAAGAGAGGAGTTGAAAATCGGCGAGGTATATACGGGGAATATATCCAGCATTAATATCCCCATGCGAATGTTCGACGATGTTCGCTGGTTTGACAGCGATAAGCTCTATATCCGTAGTGGTGGGAAAGCGAATTATGTGCGAAGCGGCTTAATTGTGGATTTGAAATACAGAGCAGCGCCGCAGATCGCATATACGGAAACGAATAAGATGTTCGTGGAATCGTACACCGGGAATTCGCCGGACAATATTAACCCTGTACTCGGGTCTGAATATCGGGATGCGGTACTTTCCGAGGACGGAAAGATGATCGCCTTTATGGTGATTGGCGGTAATTTGCAGGTTTATGAGCTGGAAAATTTTCAACTACATGATCTCGGAAGGGGCGAGAGACCGCGATGGTCACCGGATGGAGAAAGACTCGTCTATCAGATTACCAGTCTGATCGGCGAAAATGTGAAATCGTCGGATATTTACCTGATAAAATTCGATGGATCGGGTAAGACACAGATGACGAACAGCGTAAACGTACACGAGATGAGGGCTTCTTTTTTCCCGGACGGAAAGAAGATAATATTTGACACGGATAAATTGGGGGAGATCAGGACAATGAGAGTACCGCGTAATTGATTTACCGCAAGCGCATTGCAAGTGCTGACAAGAAATCAGGGGCAACATTTAATCACTTATTGTTGCGTTTGCGCTAAGCATGGATTAATATGTAAGGGTGAGGATAAGGTAACATCAGAGGGATTCGATGCAGGAAACAGCGGCTGAAAAACATTTAGATTCACTCGAGATCATGATTCTTGCCAATAAGGCTTATATCCGCGGGCAGCTCATACAAATTGGAAAGGTAAATCTCATAGATCCGATTATTGAACATGCTGAAAAGCATGTCAGAAATTGCAGCGAGTGTAAAGAAAAAGTCAAAAAACCGAGCAAACCTATCAGTATCCCTAAATCCGATTGGCTGTCGCTTCTTTCCAAGTGAGCTGATATCCGAGAGCAGGGTCTATCAA is a window encoding:
- a CDS encoding PD40 domain-containing protein; the encoded protein is MSNKGGMKRKRIFNGRSFQHLVFTIVFLLVGEVYAQKVLIKGAGIGLIDAEISPDGRYVALTSVGFDGVWTVRADGYSLRQFSNVKGAGQIKRWSPDSKWLLFKENAGEGGLIREELKIGEVYTGNISSINIPMRMFDDVRWFDSDKLYIRSGGKANYVRSGLIVDLKYRAAPQIAYTETNKMFVESYTGNSPDNINPVLGSEYRDAVLSEDGKMIAFMVIGGNLQVYELENFQLHDLGRGERPRWSPDGERLVYQITSLIGENVKSSDIYLIKFDGSGKTQMTNSVNVHEMRASFFPDGKKIIFDTDKLGEIRTMRVPRN
- a CDS encoding DUF1343 domain-containing protein, encoding MKNVHKLLILLLLFLLSCTASKVVDDNSGIGAKAYPYTVKTGLDLIESEDFKSLAGKRVGVITNHTGITKEGRHIINLLGEAENVDLVGIFGPEHGVHGVAPSGKSVDSRTDPATGVPVYSLYEDSNRPTGKMIAKIDVLLFDMQDVGARFYTYIYTMALAMEAAALNGKDFIVLDRPNPITGSKIEGPLLQPGFESFIGMYPIPIRHGMTVGELALLFKGEGWIEGADSLDLEVIKMEGWKRKLWFDQTDVPWVGPSPSMPALATATVYPGTCLIEGTNVSEGRGSATPFELIGAPWVDGTVLADRLNKLGLDGVVFEAVEFTPVAILPSVPYPKHKDKLCGGVKVRVVNRERFEPVKTGVSIIWFLKNLYPEEFEWTGTINRLYGSDKLKTGIENGLALDELLREESAEMDAFSKIRSKYLLYE
- a CDS encoding 2,3,4,5-tetrahydropyridine-2,6-dicarboxylate N-succinyltransferase, which translates into the protein MTEIREKIENLAGLEPEEFPPDALDIFIEFRDLLGKGAIRSAEKIDGSWKVNIWVKQGILLGFRLGKLVDYSESKSFRYFDKETYPLKNISIEDDIRIVPGGTSIRAGAYIAASVVIMPPAYVNVGAYVDSETMIDSHALVGSCAQVGKNVHISAGTQIGGVLEPVRSLPVIIEDNVILGGNTGVYEGTIVLSGAVLAAGTILTSSTKIYDLINETLIEPNEDGVIELPENAVVVPGARKKEGAFAQKHDLSIYSPVIIKYRDQKTESGISLEEILR
- a CDS encoding 4-hydroxy-tetrahydrodipicolinate synthase, with translation MAENKRLYGSIVALVTPFDQSGELDLSALDKLIEFHMNNGTSAILLAGTTGEGPNITDDELKTILLRARSRVGEEFTLIAGSGTNSTSTTLKRTIIAQESGADFALIVGPYYNKPTQEGFYQHFKAISEGVDIPIIIYNVPGRTGSNIMPETVARLAEETGIVGIKEASGDLEQIKEILSIMPSGKVVLSGDDALTLPIIAMGGTGVISVVANEAPRETADMVQFAANGEIEEAGRLHDKLSPLMEVNFIESNPIPVKYALAKMGLISEVYRLPMVQLEEKNKKKIDEILLSTGIVNEND